In Pyxidicoccus trucidator, a genomic segment contains:
- a CDS encoding cyclic nucleotide-binding domain-containing protein, producing the protein MAPSDSSSWNRRLWPAAAFQFALIAGVTQLKTTANALVLSRFESQALPYLYLLGALMTASLTLLPRGKPGSALESPGVLTGVGGVVALGLAGALSAGQRMPALALYLFADTFSTFVSFRFWGRMASAFDAREARRAFTFLNGFAMGGGIVGGLLVQAFAVRLGTPAMVVSGALGLLAAGAIFHHLYKGAPAPPPRGRPAAASFMGWGYLAESPYAQVLAALGIAFAVLSSFVDYLFRLRLEGTMSEDALAALFGSLQLWIGLFCVAFQLLVAQRLLKRLGLLRYVALVPLVLAPLAGAALVTPEMWPVHLLRLVETAVSYSILPVGIQLLYAAVPDDQREGLRATVEGLLRKGGVVLAGLLLIGAGRGATGVTMAVAVVGMCAALGVLLVRLKPAYVAALGEQVGAPEEEEVELEGEEEQRLLAEALAAPAPERVLRAVDMMEQAEVPLRPHLAALLRHPNERVLERGVSLALELEAHELAPVLERLVEEGPRRPRDQAVWALARLSPDRAERLLPALLNHPDVGLRCAAIGALLKSTGSATALAALHTVLARGDAAPEPERREVARLLGRLQDTRFAGPLARYLEDTDPTVRRVALAAVGEGGYVELAPRLLPFLTWREERKTARESLVALGDAVTPLVEEQLNNKGAPLAMRLQLPRVLRGIGTPAALDALLFSNVRDDASLHFRIGAQLSRLRDEHPEHPVDVERVREALGRRRDVYRSLVGAFRDVRAALGDGSLLTRAVGDRLDQALELSFFLLGLLHPSQVMRGIHYNLVGQDARRRALALELLENLVAEEDRELVMEQVEAHHRELPPGAPGRLWRRLAALVQSEDVVLRACARHVARVNGLNVLPQEGDLSDRTVQRMFALEGVSVFSQSDVDDLAAIAAVAREASFQAGERIYAQGDPGDALYVIVEGGVDAFHDGEHVLRFQGKQAFGEVSLLDGAPRPTDMVAAVDTRVLVIDRRDFLDLLADRPELLTGFFRAVSLQLQKLMALPDSRETGQRLELTGPQPLEVPPLPTGPAPEPTGANEVIMSSGEEDDRSREEK; encoded by the coding sequence GTGGCCCCCTCCGACTCCTCATCCTGGAACCGCCGACTCTGGCCGGCGGCTGCCTTCCAGTTCGCGCTCATCGCCGGGGTGACGCAGCTCAAGACGACGGCGAACGCGCTCGTGTTGTCGCGCTTCGAGTCGCAGGCGCTGCCGTACCTGTACCTGCTGGGCGCGCTGATGACGGCGTCGCTGACGTTGCTGCCCCGGGGCAAGCCCGGCTCGGCGCTGGAGTCGCCGGGCGTGCTGACGGGCGTGGGCGGCGTGGTGGCGCTGGGCCTGGCGGGGGCGCTGTCCGCGGGGCAGCGCATGCCGGCGCTGGCGCTGTACCTCTTCGCGGACACCTTCTCCACCTTCGTGTCCTTCCGCTTCTGGGGGCGGATGGCGTCCGCCTTCGACGCGCGCGAGGCGCGCCGGGCCTTCACCTTCCTCAACGGCTTCGCCATGGGCGGAGGCATCGTCGGCGGGCTGCTGGTGCAGGCCTTCGCCGTCCGGCTGGGCACGCCGGCCATGGTGGTCAGCGGCGCGCTGGGCCTGCTGGCCGCCGGGGCCATCTTCCACCACCTGTACAAGGGGGCTCCCGCGCCGCCGCCGCGAGGCCGTCCCGCCGCCGCTTCGTTCATGGGCTGGGGCTACCTGGCGGAGAGCCCCTACGCGCAGGTGCTGGCGGCGCTGGGCATCGCCTTCGCGGTGCTGTCCTCCTTCGTGGACTACCTCTTCCGGCTGCGGCTGGAGGGGACGATGAGCGAGGACGCGCTGGCGGCGCTCTTCGGCTCGCTGCAGCTGTGGATTGGCCTGTTCTGCGTGGCCTTCCAGCTGCTGGTGGCGCAGCGGCTGCTGAAGCGGCTGGGACTGCTGCGCTACGTGGCGCTGGTGCCGCTGGTGCTGGCGCCCCTGGCGGGCGCGGCGCTCGTCACCCCTGAGATGTGGCCGGTGCACCTGCTGCGGCTGGTGGAGACGGCGGTGAGCTACTCCATCCTCCCGGTGGGCATCCAGCTGCTGTACGCGGCGGTGCCGGACGACCAGCGCGAGGGGCTGCGCGCGACGGTGGAGGGCCTGCTGCGCAAGGGCGGCGTGGTGCTGGCGGGCCTGCTGCTCATCGGCGCGGGGCGCGGCGCCACCGGCGTCACCATGGCGGTGGCGGTGGTGGGCATGTGCGCCGCGCTGGGCGTGCTGCTGGTGCGGCTCAAGCCCGCCTACGTGGCGGCGCTGGGCGAGCAGGTGGGCGCGCCGGAAGAGGAGGAGGTGGAGCTGGAGGGGGAGGAGGAGCAGCGGCTGCTGGCCGAGGCGCTGGCGGCGCCCGCGCCGGAGCGGGTGCTGCGCGCGGTGGACATGATGGAGCAGGCCGAGGTGCCGCTGCGGCCGCACCTGGCGGCGCTGCTGCGCCACCCGAACGAGCGGGTGCTGGAGCGCGGCGTGTCCCTGGCCCTGGAGCTGGAGGCGCACGAGCTGGCGCCCGTGCTGGAGCGGCTGGTGGAGGAGGGCCCCCGGCGTCCCCGGGACCAGGCCGTGTGGGCGCTGGCGCGGCTGTCGCCGGACCGCGCGGAGCGGCTGCTGCCGGCGCTGCTCAACCACCCGGACGTGGGGCTGCGCTGCGCGGCCATCGGCGCGCTGCTGAAGTCGACGGGCAGCGCCACGGCGCTGGCCGCGCTGCACACGGTGCTGGCCCGGGGCGACGCGGCGCCGGAGCCGGAGCGGCGCGAGGTGGCGCGGCTGCTGGGACGACTGCAGGACACACGCTTCGCAGGGCCGCTGGCGCGCTACCTGGAGGACACGGACCCCACGGTGCGCCGCGTGGCGCTGGCCGCGGTGGGCGAGGGCGGCTACGTGGAGCTGGCCCCGCGCCTGCTGCCCTTCCTCACCTGGCGCGAGGAGCGCAAGACGGCGCGCGAGTCGCTGGTGGCGCTGGGCGACGCGGTGACGCCGCTGGTGGAGGAGCAGCTCAACAACAAGGGCGCGCCCCTGGCCATGCGGCTGCAGCTGCCCCGCGTGCTGCGCGGCATCGGCACGCCGGCGGCGCTGGATGCGCTGCTCTTCTCCAACGTGCGGGACGACGCCTCGCTGCACTTCCGCATCGGCGCGCAGCTGTCGCGCCTGCGCGACGAGCACCCCGAGCACCCGGTGGACGTGGAGCGCGTGCGCGAGGCGCTGGGACGGCGGCGGGACGTGTACCGCTCGCTGGTGGGCGCCTTCCGCGACGTGCGCGCGGCGCTGGGGGACGGCTCGCTGCTCACCCGCGCGGTGGGAGACCGGCTGGACCAGGCGCTGGAGCTGTCCTTCTTCCTGCTGGGGTTGTTGCATCCGTCGCAGGTGATGCGCGGCATCCACTACAACCTGGTGGGGCAGGACGCGCGGCGCCGGGCGCTGGCGCTGGAGCTGCTGGAGAACCTGGTCGCCGAAGAGGACCGGGAGCTGGTGATGGAGCAGGTGGAGGCCCACCACCGCGAGCTGCCCCCGGGAGCCCCGGGGCGCCTGTGGCGGCGGCTGGCCGCGCTGGTGCAGAGCGAGGACGTGGTGCTGCGCGCGTGCGCCCGCCACGTGGCCCGCGTGAATGGGCTGAACGTGCTCCCGCAGGAGGGTGACTTGAGCGACCGCACTGTCCAACGGATGTTCGCGCTGGAAGGCGTGAGCGTCTTCTCCCAGAGTGACGTGGACGACCTGGCCGCCATCGCCGCCGTGGCGCGCGAGGCGTCCTTCCAGGCGGGGGAGCGCATCTACGCCCAGGGCGACCCGGGTGACGCGCTCTACGTCATCGTCGAGGGCGGGGTGGATGCCTTCCACGACGGCGAGCACGTGCTGCGCTTCCAGGGCAAGCAGGCCTTCGGCGAGGTCAGTCTCCTGGACGGCGCGCCGCGCCCCACGGACATGGTGGCCGCGGTGGACACGCGGGTGCTCGTCATCGACCGGCGCGACTTCCTCGACCTGCTGGCGGACCGCCCGGAGCTGCTCACCGGCTTCTTCCGAGCGGTGAGCCTGCAGCTCCAGAAGCTCATGGCCCTGCCCGACTCGCGAGAGACGGGCCAGCGCCTGGAGCTGACGGGCCCGCAACCACTGGAGGTGCCCCCGCTGCCCACGGGCCCGGCCCCCGAGCCCACCGGCGCCAACGAGGTCATCATGTCCTCCGGTGAAGAGGACGACCGCTCCCGCGAGGAGAAGTAG
- a CDS encoding bifunctional metallophosphatase/5'-nucleotidase, with the protein MKTTPPGFRPSPLRQPRLSGVLVLALGALAGCEKSNPTPPPAPVEQPAAQAPAAPAVPNEVTLLVTGGAFGQLQPVEGKGGAAELLGRWVSEEKHCPGPVKEGQASCPDSGTLALATGDHWNGPAISSFFLGTSTAEVMGRMGFAASAMGNHELAFGKEAFLKNRTAGGFPFLAANLKVKDPALAGDLSLPAFQVFERRGLKVGVVGLASEKTVRTAMSGRAEGLEVTGYEEALSIAVPEARKAGADVVVVVADTCVSELQPVVAKHADWKLALVAGGRCPQPVDTKEGDTTFVSLDRGFGKYLRAHLKFDPAKPAGEKVTGVETKVVEVSGGTPDTETAQLVGKWKAQLDEVLGQQIGFTKAGISQASPQMAKWVGGAVREVLGTDAAILNKGGIRGDLPAGAVTRGSIYSVMPFENTLLVVNLKGEDLAKQLANPNALISGFTAAGKNKFKDAKGKALDPKKDYTVATVEYLYFGGDGFEFEKLDPEPTETGMAWQTPVVDWTKGKESTEKKPLEKLVK; encoded by the coding sequence GTGAAAACCACCCCTCCTGGCTTCCGTCCGAGTCCCCTCCGCCAGCCGCGGCTGTCCGGCGTGCTGGTCCTCGCTCTTGGCGCCCTCGCTGGCTGCGAGAAGAGCAACCCCACGCCTCCGCCGGCCCCGGTGGAGCAGCCCGCGGCACAGGCCCCCGCGGCCCCCGCCGTCCCCAACGAAGTCACGCTGCTCGTCACGGGCGGCGCCTTCGGCCAGCTCCAGCCCGTCGAGGGCAAGGGCGGCGCGGCGGAGCTGCTCGGCCGCTGGGTCTCCGAGGAGAAGCACTGTCCCGGCCCCGTGAAGGAGGGCCAGGCCTCCTGCCCCGACTCCGGCACGCTGGCGCTCGCCACCGGTGACCACTGGAATGGCCCGGCCATCTCCTCCTTCTTCCTGGGCACGTCCACCGCCGAGGTCATGGGCCGCATGGGCTTTGCGGCCTCCGCCATGGGCAACCACGAGCTGGCCTTCGGCAAGGAGGCCTTCCTCAAGAACCGCACGGCCGGCGGCTTCCCGTTCCTCGCCGCCAACCTCAAGGTGAAGGACCCGGCGCTCGCGGGCGACCTGTCCCTGCCCGCGTTCCAGGTGTTCGAGCGCCGCGGCCTCAAGGTGGGCGTGGTGGGCCTGGCCTCGGAGAAGACGGTCCGCACCGCCATGTCCGGCCGCGCCGAGGGCCTGGAAGTCACCGGCTACGAGGAGGCCCTCTCCATCGCCGTCCCCGAGGCCCGCAAGGCCGGCGCGGACGTGGTGGTGGTGGTGGCCGACACGTGCGTCAGCGAGCTGCAGCCCGTCGTCGCGAAGCACGCCGACTGGAAGCTGGCGCTGGTGGCTGGCGGCCGCTGCCCGCAGCCGGTGGACACGAAGGAGGGTGACACCACCTTCGTCTCGCTGGACCGCGGCTTCGGCAAGTACCTGCGCGCGCACCTCAAGTTCGACCCGGCGAAGCCGGCGGGCGAGAAGGTGACGGGCGTGGAGACGAAGGTCGTCGAGGTGTCGGGCGGCACGCCGGACACGGAGACGGCGCAGCTCGTCGGCAAGTGGAAGGCGCAGCTCGACGAGGTGCTCGGCCAGCAGATTGGCTTCACCAAGGCCGGCATTTCCCAGGCCTCGCCGCAGATGGCGAAGTGGGTGGGCGGCGCGGTGCGCGAGGTGCTGGGCACGGACGCGGCCATCCTCAACAAGGGCGGCATCCGCGGCGACCTGCCGGCCGGCGCCGTCACGCGCGGCAGCATCTACTCGGTGATGCCCTTCGAGAACACGCTCCTCGTGGTGAACCTCAAGGGTGAGGACCTGGCGAAGCAGCTGGCCAACCCCAACGCGCTCATCTCCGGCTTCACCGCCGCCGGGAAGAACAAGTTCAAGGACGCCAAGGGCAAGGCCCTGGACCCGAAGAAGGACTACACCGTGGCCACGGTGGAGTACCTCTACTTCGGCGGTGACGGCTTCGAGTTCGAGAAGCTGGACCCCGAGCCCACCGAGACGGGCATGGCGTGGCAGACGCCCGTCGTCGACTGGACCAAGGGCAAGGAGTCCACCGAGAAGAAGCCGCTGGAGAAGCTGGTGAAGTAG